The sequence CATAGACATGGAACAGTTTCGTTACAAGGATATCACCCTCGAGGTCTACCGACGTCTTCGCTCGGCGCCTCAGTTCAGAGATTTTCCCTACCTTGCTGTTGTACTGCAGAGTTATCTCAAGCAAACAGACCACGATCTGGATGAATTGTTGGCCTGGGCCAGAAAAGAAGACCTCTCCATTTCCATCCGCCTGGTAAAAGGCGCCTACTGGGACTACGAAACAGTGGTTGCCAGACAGCACGGCTGGGAAATACCCGTCTACACCAACAAAGCAGAAACCGACGCAGCTTTCGAACGCCAGGCCCGCAAGATACTGGAAAATCACCAGATATGTCACCTTGCCTGTGGCTCTCACAATATCCGCAGCATCACTGCGGTAATGGAGTTGGCCCGGGAGCTAGAAGTGCCCGAGGAAAGATACGAATTTCAGGTGCTTTACGGCATGGCCGAGCCTGTGCGCCGGGGTCTCCGTAAAGTGGTGGAAAGAGTGCGTCTCTATTGCCCTTTTGGCGAACTCCTCCCTGGCATGGCCTACCTGGTTCGCCGTCTCCTGGAAAACACAGCAAACGAGTCATTTCTGCGGCAGAGTTTTGCCGAAAGCGTTGACCTGGAATCACTCCTGGAAAACCCGGCCAGGCGTCTCCCTAAAGAGCAGCGTCATGAGGAGGTGAAAAAAAAGGCTGCTCCTCACGAGGGAGACTTCGTAAATGAGCCAGCTGTGGACTTTACCCGCCCAGAGGTCAGAAATCGTTTTCCAGCAGCCATCTCCACGGTGCGCAAACAACTAGGGCGTACCTATGGCCTCCATATTGACGGCAAGGATATTCACACCAATGACACCATCGATTCCCTGAACCCTGCCAGACCCACTGAGCTGATCGGCAAGGTGTGCCAGGCTGGCAGAGCAGAGATCGATCTTGCCATTGCTGCGGCCAGAAAAATTTTCCCTGCCTGGAGAGACACCTCGGCTCGGGACAGGGTTCAGTACCTGTTCCGCGCTGCTGACATCGCCAGAAAGCGAATCTATGGCAAGCAGTGGGACCAGGCATACGCCGATGTGACCGAGGCCATCGATTTCCTGGAATACTACGGCAGGGAAATGCTCCGGTTGGCAATCCCCCGCCGTCTTGGCAGGGCACCGGGTGAACTGAACCACTATTTTTACCAGCCCAAAGGACTGGCAGTGGTAATTGCGCCCTGGAACTTTCCCATGGCAATAAGCTGCGGCATGTCAGCCGCTGCCCTTGTTACTGGCAACTGCGTACTCTATAAACCTTCCGGTCTGTCAGCGGTCGTGGGCAGGAAACTCACGGAAATATTCCTGCAGGCCGGAGTGCCTGCTGGCGTCTTCAACTACATCCCGGGCAGGGGGAGCGTTATAGGCGACTATCTAGTGGACCACCCGGAAGTAAACATCATTGCCTTTACTGGTTCCATGGAAGTGGGCTTGCGAATTGTGGCAAGAGCAGCAAGAGTCAGAGAGGATCAGCTTGCCGTCAAAAAGATCATTGCGGAGATGGGAGGGAAAAATGCCATAGTCATAGACGATGATGCTGATCTGGATGAAGCAGTAATCGCCGTGCTCAATTCCGCCTTCGCCTACCAGGGACAGAAGTGTTCCGCCTGCTCCAGGGTAATCGTGGTCGAGTCAATCTATGAGAAGTTCGTCTCGAGATTGGTCGAGGCGGTGGAGTCAGTCAAAATAGGTCCTGCTGAGGACCCGGCGAACTATGTGGGACCAGTGGTGGATGCAGAAGCTCAAAGGCGTGTGCAACAATACATTGAAGTGGGCAAACAGGAAGGCCGGCTCCTTGTATACCGCCAGGTACCGGAAGAAGGCTTTTACGTCCCACTGGCTATTTTCGCTGACATAGAGCCCCAGCACCGTTTGGCGCAGGAAGAAATTTTCGGACCTGTTCTTGCTGTAATGAGGGCCGCTACTTTTGAGGAAGCCCTGCAAATTGCCAATTCCACCAAGTTCGCCTTGACTGGCGGGGTGTTCAGCAGGAGCCCCGGCCACCTGGAAATGGCCAGAAAGGAATTTCGCGTGGGCAATCTCTACTTGAATAGAGGCATCACTGGGGCGCTGGTGGAACGGCAGCCTTTCGGCGGCTTCAAGAGGTCGGGTGTGGGCTCAAAAGCAGGCGGTCCGGATTACCTCCTGCAGTTCATGGATCCCCGCACTGTAACAGAAAACACCATGAGAAGGGGTTTTGCCCCCGTAGACGTAGAAGATGACTGGCTGTGATATTGTGCCCCCCTGCCCCGCCCTCGCCTTTTGCTTTAGTATATCGTTTTTGTATAAACTTAACTTATTGATTTTATTATAGTTAGTCTACTATATGTCCATCGCTGACCTGTCAATCAGGACGGTGATGTGCAAATCCACACGCCGAAACCCTATCTCCTCCATGGAAAGCGTTATCTCTGTGCCATGGCTCACCCCTGCAGGTACACTCAGGGAAAACCTTCTTTGCGAGTGCACCCTGCCGTAGCCTGCACAGATGGGACAGAAAAATCCCTCCCAGAATCCAGCCCTACTACATTTTGGACACTCTTCGATAACTGGTACGGTGACCGGGAAAAGGCCTCCTTCTGCGGCCTCACGGGGTGTCAATATCAGTTCTAGGTAGAGAGATTTCCCTCTCGGCAAACCCCGGTCAAAAAATCCCGGCAGCAGTCCTGCAAAAAATTCGTCAACCGAGGAGAAGAAAGAATCCATTGGTGCGAAACTGGAGGTTCTTCTTTCAATGATATCGGGCACTCTGGAGATGCGCAAGGTGGATCCTTGCCGTGCCAGTTCGCGGTCGTACTCCTTCCGTTTCTCTTCATCTCCGAGAGTTTCATAGGCCTCTTTTATTTCCCGAAATCTATCCGCAGTTTCCTGGGTGCCGGTTGCATCAGGGTGAAACTTTTTCACGAATGATCGGTACGCCTGTTGAATCTTCTTCTGATCCGCCCCCCGGTTGACCCCCAATATGACATAGTAGTCTTTGGGCATCTTATTCCCCCCAGAACACAGCATTAGTGTTGTGAGAAAAATAATCCCCTCAGGTCAGCCAAGATCAGTGCAGTCAGTAGTGATCTGATCTCAAATAAAAAAATAAATCCAAGCAAATGTCTCGTCAAGCCACAACCGCGGATCTGCAACTGATGGACAAAGGCGTTATTCGCATGCGAGAGCAAGATTGTTCACGCAGGCTAAAGCCTATGCCTCCCAGCATAAGCATGCACGATGAGCGAGCGTTTATTGGGACAGATATCTGCAGCCTCCAGAGACTGTTCTTGTATGAGCACCTACATGCTAAAGATTTGCCTACCCTGATTTTCTCCCTTGCAATTGCCGCTTTTTTTTTTGCTAATATCGATACAGTTGTAACTGTTGCCAGACAACCGCAAGTATTCATTTTGGCTTCGGCGCCCCTTTGACGGCGTACCTTCAGGCACCTCAGGCATCAGCTGAGCCGCAAGCCAATACGCATATACCCGTAGACCTGCAGCAAGAACCTGTACGTATGGCCGTAGCCCAGAGTTGTGTCTTCGGGATCCGTCCTAGTCCTTTCCGGATGCAGGCGGCTTTCCCCTGGCAAAAACTCCCGGTTGGACCGTGCGAATGACCCTCGAATTGTTATGCAAAGCCTGGCGGAGATGACTCTAAATGATCAGCCTGGCTCAGAAAATATCTTCCGAAACAACTGATCGCAAACCAATTGCCGCACCATGGAGATGGACACCACATATCAAGGCTTGGGGGGGAGCGATGAAAACCAGAGCTAGAAAGTTTACCTTTGTCGTAGCAGTGATCTTTTCTGTCATTCTCATATCAATCGGCCCTACAGCCGTGCTGGCAGAGGAAGAAGGCGGCCTGGTCGTGGAAACCGAACAGGATGCCCCTGTCATCTCCGAGCCTCCCGCGGACTCAGGCGACAATCAAAGCGATGTGGAACCGGGCGAGCCGAACCAGAAAGAGCCGGATGCGGATGTGCCGCTGGATTCCGAGATGGCCTCGATGGATAGTTGGCAGCCGGCGGAAAATGAAAAAGTGGAGGTAAACTTACCTGTCCCCTCGTCGGACGTTGATGTGTTTTCAGGTGCGGCGCGCTACACTATTCCTATAGAGGTGCCTCCCGGAAGAAACGGCATGGCTCCCCGTATTTCCCTTGAATACAACAGCTTTCTCAAAAACGGCTGGGTGGGTGTTGGCTGGCAGCTTGACATGGGCGCAATCCAGAGATCGACAAAACGCGGCGTTGACTATGCTGCCAACGACTATGTCTTTGTGAAGAATGGCCGCAAGAGCGAACTGGTTTCGAGGGAAGCTCAGTGGGGTGCAAACTTCTATGGAGCGAAAATCGAGGAAGATTTTTCCAGATACTACTTCGACATCTCGGTGACCGGCGGCTGGGTAGTCACGGCCAGAGACGGCACCAGGTACTATTACGGCAGCTCCTCGGATTCCAGGCAAGAAAATTCCCTCGGTGTTTTCAAATGGTGCCTAGACGAGGTTAGGGATACTAACGGCAACTACCTCAAACTGACATATACCAAGGCAAATGGCCAGATCTACCTACAGGAGATAGTCTACACCGGCAATCACCAGGCCCAGGTCCAAGGGACAAATTCGGTAAAGTTCATCCTGGAAGCGAGAAGTGATGATATCTTCGCTTATGTCTCAAGGAGCAAGGTAAAAACCGCTAAGCGGCTCAAGAGGATAGAGGTTTATGCAAATGATGGGCTGGTGAGAAAATACCAGCTCACCTACCAGAAAGGGGCATCCAGCCGGCGCTCATGTCTAAAAGAGATCCAGATCACAGGTGACGACGGCAGCAGCACGTTCCCTCCCATCAAGGTGACGGGCTTGCAGGATGGAGGAAATGGCGAATTCACAAACCAGTACAGGAGAATCGGGAGTGATACAGGATATTACAATGCATATTTTGCCGATATAAACGGTGACGGGTTTGCGGACTTCATAACCTACCACTACGTATATACAGAGGGTGATAGTGGCGGTGAAGTTACGACGAGCACTGTCTACACATACCTGGCCAAGGGTGACGGCACATTCAAGAACGTGGGATCTTCAACGGGCCTGGATGTTCGCGGGCCCGACAGCGGCGATTTGTTCTTTCCGGACATCAACGGTGACGGCCTTGCCGACATGGTGTTCGTGGATCCCGGCTATTCTCCCAGCAAGAATTATATCTATCTCTCCAACGGCGACGGCACTTTCGACTACTATGACGAGATACATGTAGGTGGATCAATTCACGGCTCCGTCACATCGTTTGCTGATGTGAACGGAGATGGGCTTGCCGACCTCATCAGCCATTGGGGCACAGAGTACAGCACCACAGTGTATAGCTATTTGTCGAACGGTGATGGAACGTTCGAAAGCGCTGTTTCGACTTCTTTGCGAGATGATGCTTCGTCGGGCTTCTTGCGTTTCCCGGACATAAACGGCGACGGCCTTGCGGATCTCGTTATATTAAAGGGCCATCGTTATGGCAGTGGGAATAAGAATAATTTTGTTTACATGGGCAAGGGTGACGGCACATTCGTTGATAACGATACGAAAATCAACACCTGGACTGATGATTTCTTCGCGGAGTATTTCGCTGATGTAAACGGTGACGGCCTTGATGATTTCGTCATGCAGGACTTCAGATGGGAAGAATGTGGCGATGGCGGCTGGTTTGAAATTAATGCCAGTGACGTTCGTGTCCATTTGTCCAAGGGTGATGGCACGTTCAGAGACGGGGTAAGGACAAATCTTGAAGACATGAGCTCGCGGGACGTATACGGCCCGGTGCGTTTCCCGGACATAAATGGTGACGGCCTTGCGGACATGGTTGTTCTGAAAGACTCGACTTTCAATCAAGGCAGTGGCAGGAACATAATCTATCTTTCAGACGGCGACGATGCTGCCGATCTGGTCACCGCCATACAAAACGGCCTCGGCGGCACCGTGATTTTCGAGTACACGCCCTCCACTGAATACCAGAACAGCTTTCTTCCCTTCATTGTGCAAACGGTATCGAACGTCACAGTGGAAGACGGCCTCGGGAACCAGTCCACCAGGTCCTACTCCTATGCCGGCGGACTGTACGATCCGCCCACCAGAGAGTTCAGGGGCTTTGAGACCGTAAGCCGGATAGAGCCGGATCTGGCTGTCAGGAAAACAGAGTTCAATCAGAGCGAATTCAAGAAAGGCAGAGCGGAGTGGTCCGGGCTGTGGGCTCCGGCTGCCGACCCGGATGTTGACACGCCTCTCGTCATGACGACATACACCTGGGGCGAGTACAGCATAGATTCTTCTCCGGAAAACGGCTGTGTGTTCGTAAAGCTCGAGCGGAAGCGCACCGAGTACAACGATGCCGTGACCGTGTTCTCGCAAGAAGATTATACCTACGACGATACCTACGGGAACCCCGCAACCATGGCGGGAAACCTCATTGAAGCAGAAACCTCGGGAACTGACGGTGAAAATGTGACCACAAAGCACGAGTATCAGAACTACGGTGACTGGCTGTGGCGTGAAAAGAAGACCACGCTCGAAAATGAGCTTGGCGAGTTCGTCAGGAAGACCAGGCACGTCTACGAGAACGGAACCGGGAATCTTATGTCCACGGAGTTCGTCCTCGATACCGGTCCAAATCCCACAGTTCATTTCACCTACGATACATACGGTAACAAGAAAACCTTCACCGATGCGAACAACAACCTGACCACCTGGGACTACGACGATACCACCCACACCTATCCGGTAAAGGTGACCAACGCGCTCGGCCACATCGTCGAATATCAGTATGATGAGCGCTACGGCAAGGTTACGGCCAAGAAGGACGAGAACCAGAACTGGACCTACTATCACTACGACCACTTCGGCCGAATTGAAACGGTTGACTACCCTGACGGTGGCCAGGAGACCACCGAATACTACGACGATATCTTCCCTCGGCTCGTCATCACTAAAGTCAAGGAGGATGCGGCAGGAAATACTGTCGATACGTACAGGTACTATGACGGCCTCGATAGAGAAATACAGACCATCACCTTCGGTGAGGGCGGCAAGTCGATAGTAACGGAGAAGTTCTATGACGAGATGGGAAGAAATGATTACACGGAAGGTCCCTTCTTTGCCACCGGCGTTGGTTACCCGAAACAGAGACCGGCGGAGTATCCCTGGAAGCGGACGGTTTTCGATCCTCGCGGCAGACCACTGCAGATCACAAGCCCCGACAGCGAGCACCAGGTCCTGACCACAAGCTTCAGCTACAGTGGCTTCAAGACTACTGTGACGGACCCGGATGGCAACCGGAAGACAGAAAAAAGAGATTACCTCGGAAGGATCATAAGGGTCACGGAACATGCAGCCGGTAATAATTACTACACCTACTATACCTACAACGCTGCCGGGGACCTGCTGACAATCAAGAACCATCGCGGCAATGTGACGACCATCAACTACGATACCCTGGGCAGAAAGATAAACATGAACGACCCCGACCTGAAATACTGGGAGTTCACCTACGATGCAAACGGCAATCTGCTCACCCAGACCGATGCCAAATCGCAGGTCATCACCTTCGCCTATGACGCGCTCAACAGAAAAACGTCAAAGACATATTCCACCTCGGATCCGCCGGTCACCTATACCTACGACAAGTCCTGGATTGAAAATGGGGTGGGAAGACTCTCAATAGTAACGAAAGGCGACACCAAGATCATCTACAACAAGTATGATGAGATGGGCAGGGTCAAGGTAAAAAACAACAAGAGGAAGATCTCCGGGCAGTGGACAAGCTATAAGACCAGGTTCGACTACGACCTCTCGGGGAAACTTACGAAAGTAACCTACCCTGACGACTACGAGGTGAGTTACGCCTATTATCCCGGAACCGGCCTGCTCCAATCCGCCACAGGCTCCGACTCGGAGCAGTACGCTGTCTTCACAGCCTACGAGCCCACAGGGAAGATCGGGCGCGTCGATCATGGAAACGGCGCTTTCACTGTCTACACCTATGATCCCCTGTCGACAAGACTCCTTTCAATCGTGACCAGAGACGACCAGGGAGTTGATCTGCAGAACCGCTCGTACAGCTACACCCCGGCAGGAGACATCGAAGAGATCACAGACGGCGTAAAAGGCGTAACCTACACTTACACCTACGACAAGCTTCACAGACTTCTTTCAGAGACCAACACGGGATCCTATGACCCGGTGAGCTACACCTACAATGCCATAGGAAACATCACCTCCAAGACAGTGGGCACAGAGGTCCTCGATTACAAGAAATATGTCTGGGGACACAAGCATGCAGTAAAGGAGATAGAGCACGACGGCACGACATACACCTATACCTATGATGCGAACGGCAATATGAAAACGGGCTATGATTTCAGAGACCTCAATGATGTGGCCACTTTTACCATCACCTACGATGCCGACAACATGCCCACCCAGATCGTCTACACAAAGGGCGGCAGTTCGACAACGACCAGCTTCACGTATGATGGTGACGGCGTGCGGGCAATAAAAACAGTCCAGGGAGGAAGCACCACTTACTATGCGGGGAAGTACTACGAGATAACGGACGGCGTGGCCACGAAGTACATCTTTGCTGCTGATATGCGTATTGCCAAGTTGGAAGGAACTGAGCTCCACTATTTCCACAAGGATCATCTCGGCAGCTCCACGGTGATGACTGATGAGAGCAGTTCCAGGGTGGAAGGTACGGAATACATGCCTTTCGGGCAGATCAGGGATCACACCGGAACCGATGTATCAAAGTACAGGTTTACCGATCAGGAACTCGACAGTGAGACCGGTCTTTACAACTATGACGCCAGGCTCTATGATCCTGTAATTGGCAGGTTTGTCAGCCCGGATTCGATAGTGCCTGACCTGTA comes from Deltaproteobacteria bacterium and encodes:
- a CDS encoding J domain-containing protein, which gives rise to MPKDYYVILGVNRGADQKKIQQAYRSFVKKFHPDATGTQETADRFREIKEAYETLGDEEKRKEYDRELARQGSTLRISRVPDIIERRTSSFAPMDSFFSSVDEFFAGLLPGFFDRGLPRGKSLYLELILTPREAAEGGLFPVTVPVIEECPKCSRAGFWEGFFCPICAGYGRVHSQRRFSLSVPAGVSHGTEITLSMEEIGFRRVDLHITVLIDRSAMDI
- the pruA gene encoding L-glutamate gamma-semialdehyde dehydrogenase, with the protein product IDMEQFRYKDITLEVYRRLRSAPQFRDFPYLAVVLQSYLKQTDHDLDELLAWARKEDLSISIRLVKGAYWDYETVVARQHGWEIPVYTNKAETDAAFERQARKILENHQICHLACGSHNIRSITAVMELARELEVPEERYEFQVLYGMAEPVRRGLRKVVERVRLYCPFGELLPGMAYLVRRLLENTANESFLRQSFAESVDLESLLENPARRLPKEQRHEEVKKKAAPHEGDFVNEPAVDFTRPEVRNRFPAAISTVRKQLGRTYGLHIDGKDIHTNDTIDSLNPARPTELIGKVCQAGRAEIDLAIAAARKIFPAWRDTSARDRVQYLFRAADIARKRIYGKQWDQAYADVTEAIDFLEYYGREMLRLAIPRRLGRAPGELNHYFYQPKGLAVVIAPWNFPMAISCGMSAAALVTGNCVLYKPSGLSAVVGRKLTEIFLQAGVPAGVFNYIPGRGSVIGDYLVDHPEVNIIAFTGSMEVGLRIVARAARVREDQLAVKKIIAEMGGKNAIVIDDDADLDEAVIAVLNSAFAYQGQKCSACSRVIVVESIYEKFVSRLVEAVESVKIGPAEDPANYVGPVVDAEAQRRVQQYIEVGKQEGRLLVYRQVPEEGFYVPLAIFADIEPQHRLAQEEIFGPVLAVMRAATFEEALQIANSTKFALTGGVFSRSPGHLEMARKEFRVGNLYLNRGITGALVERQPFGGFKRSGVGSKAGGPDYLLQFMDPRTVTENTMRRGFAPVDVEDDWL
- a CDS encoding VCBS repeat-containing protein, producing MKTRARKFTFVVAVIFSVILISIGPTAVLAEEEGGLVVETEQDAPVISEPPADSGDNQSDVEPGEPNQKEPDADVPLDSEMASMDSWQPAENEKVEVNLPVPSSDVDVFSGAARYTIPIEVPPGRNGMAPRISLEYNSFLKNGWVGVGWQLDMGAIQRSTKRGVDYAANDYVFVKNGRKSELVSREAQWGANFYGAKIEEDFSRYYFDISVTGGWVVTARDGTRYYYGSSSDSRQENSLGVFKWCLDEVRDTNGNYLKLTYTKANGQIYLQEIVYTGNHQAQVQGTNSVKFILEARSDDIFAYVSRSKVKTAKRLKRIEVYANDGLVRKYQLTYQKGASSRRSCLKEIQITGDDGSSTFPPIKVTGLQDGGNGEFTNQYRRIGSDTGYYNAYFADINGDGFADFITYHYVYTEGDSGGEVTTSTVYTYLAKGDGTFKNVGSSTGLDVRGPDSGDLFFPDINGDGLADMVFVDPGYSPSKNYIYLSNGDGTFDYYDEIHVGGSIHGSVTSFADVNGDGLADLISHWGTEYSTTVYSYLSNGDGTFESAVSTSLRDDASSGFLRFPDINGDGLADLVILKGHRYGSGNKNNFVYMGKGDGTFVDNDTKINTWTDDFFAEYFADVNGDGLDDFVMQDFRWEECGDGGWFEINASDVRVHLSKGDGTFRDGVRTNLEDMSSRDVYGPVRFPDINGDGLADMVVLKDSTFNQGSGRNIIYLSDGDDAADLVTAIQNGLGGTVIFEYTPSTEYQNSFLPFIVQTVSNVTVEDGLGNQSTRSYSYAGGLYDPPTREFRGFETVSRIEPDLAVRKTEFNQSEFKKGRAEWSGLWAPAADPDVDTPLVMTTYTWGEYSIDSSPENGCVFVKLERKRTEYNDAVTVFSQEDYTYDDTYGNPATMAGNLIEAETSGTDGENVTTKHEYQNYGDWLWREKKTTLENELGEFVRKTRHVYENGTGNLMSTEFVLDTGPNPTVHFTYDTYGNKKTFTDANNNLTTWDYDDTTHTYPVKVTNALGHIVEYQYDERYGKVTAKKDENQNWTYYHYDHFGRIETVDYPDGGQETTEYYDDIFPRLVITKVKEDAAGNTVDTYRYYDGLDREIQTITFGEGGKSIVTEKFYDEMGRNDYTEGPFFATGVGYPKQRPAEYPWKRTVFDPRGRPLQITSPDSEHQVLTTSFSYSGFKTTVTDPDGNRKTEKRDYLGRIIRVTEHAAGNNYYTYYTYNAAGDLLTIKNHRGNVTTINYDTLGRKINMNDPDLKYWEFTYDANGNLLTQTDAKSQVITFAYDALNRKTSKTYSTSDPPVTYTYDKSWIENGVGRLSIVTKGDTKIIYNKYDEMGRVKVKNNKRKISGQWTSYKTRFDYDLSGKLTKVTYPDDYEVSYAYYPGTGLLQSATGSDSEQYAVFTAYEPTGKIGRVDHGNGAFTVYTYDPLSTRLLSIVTRDDQGVDLQNRSYSYTPAGDIEEITDGVKGVTYTYTYDKLHRLLSETNTGSYDPVSYTYNAIGNITSKTVGTEVLDYKKYVWGHKHAVKEIEHDGTTYTYTYDANGNMKTGYDFRDLNDVATFTITYDADNMPTQIVYTKGGSSTTTSFTYDGDGVRAIKTVQGGSTTYYAGKYYEITDGVATKYIFAADMRIAKLEGTELHYFHKDHLGSSTVMTDESSSRVEGTEYMPFGQIRDHTGTDVSKYRFTDQELDSETGLYNYDARLYDPVIGRFVSPDSIVPDLYDPQSLNRYSYCRNNPLRYVDPSGHFDNDMEHGGRAVGEHGRGGAGVGNGLGGDAETTSESSSSDSGSLFESLIDLATPNEILFVDKPTSDKLKKISRWGKRGLLFGIGLDLGFKATTKKEDAAQKSEKPTWPKTAEEMEDYLGVKGKKVPDKPYTPGRDKTIWQPSDKVKIIHEKHPYHTEKHKTGHWHLDTPEKRHQTFEPGDPIPGY